From the genome of Maniola hyperantus chromosome 9, iAphHyp1.2, whole genome shotgun sequence:
AGACCCCAAGTTCGTTTCAACATATCGGCACCTTTTTCCCCTATCATTATGCCAGGTGCATTTGTGTGTGCAGCTATTGTGTTTGGTATGATGCTTGTATCCACAACTCGCAGATTATTTATCCCATACAAGCGCAGTTCTGGGTCTACAACTGCAGAGGGATCGGATGGCGGTCCCATTTTGCACGTTGCTATCTGGTGATGTAAGGTTGCTGTAATTGTTCTGATGGCGCATTCCCAGTACCCGTCGCTTCCGAAGCCAAATTTTTTACAGTTAGGAAATTTTTTCTTGTGCAATTTCGTGCCGTACTTCTGAAAGGGAGGAGTAtcaatcatttttaaaatatatcgtatCCCGGCGATCATCGTAGCAACGTCCTTTGGGTGTGTTAAATAATTGCCATAAAGCTTCGGTTGttcgaaaggatttttcgatCTCAATCTCAAATAGCCTTTCGATCTTGGGTGCAGTAACATTAAAATTATCGTGAAACTGTCGATATTTTCGATAGGCTTGTAAACATCGTTGTAAAGCCAATCAGCTAATCGAATTCCCTTGGCTACTACTTTTCCATCGTCAGATGCCAGAGAAGCGCAAGATCCTATTAGCTCTATGTCTGGGAAGTTTCCGATTTCTTCCgatatatttgtttttatatagcCTAAAGTTTCAACTCCAGCCAAGGATGAAAGTGGTCCGTCACCAAATTGTGTATACTGCAAAATGTTCTCTAATGTTGCAACCCTCTCTTCTAATAACGTTAATCGAGTTGTATTCAAGGTGAATGCCAGACCAGTATAAGATATGTGGTCGTAAAGGGTTGCTCCTACTTGCAGATCTTGCACCACCTCAATTCCTAAGGATTCTAAATGTTTTCTAGGTCCTATTCCCGATAACATAAGTAAATGAGGAGACTCAATGGGACCAGCCGACAGAATTACTTCTTTCCTTGCGCGTATTTCATATCTCTGGCCATTTTTCTGGAATTCAACTCCAGTCGCGGTTTTTGTTGCTGAATCAATCAATACTTTTGTTACTCTGCTATTACTAAGTATGTgtaggttttttcttttcttgttGTTGTGTAAAAATGCTTTGGCGCTGCTCATTCGTATTCCACGAGACATTGTTGCTTGAATGTAACCAAAGCCAAAACCGTCTGGACTGTTGTAGTCAACGCGCCGATTTCCTAGCAATTTGCCCGCATCCAAAAATGCCTTCGATAGTTTCgatctgaagaaaaaaaatgcttaataatatacttatcaaCATGTTTTGGTTgttgtcataaaataaaatcaccgagttttttaagtttacctaaATGGAACATCTTCGACGTTCAATTCACCGTCTTTACTGTGCCATGGTGAATTTTTAAATTCTCGTAGGTTAGCTCGTTCAGATTTCATGTAGTAACTCATGACATCTGCGTAAGAcctcaaaaaagaaaaagatcgTATATacaacatacataaaaataggtaggaaatccctacttaatattataaatgcgaaagtgtgtctgtctgtctgtctgtctgtctgtctgctagcttttcacggcccaacggttaaacagtattttgatgaaatttggtacagaggtagcttacatcccggggaaggacataggctactttttatcccggaaaatcaaagagttcccacgggatttaaaaaaaaaccaaacaaaaagctacattgtaatatgggcctttgacaGTAGACTGTAGACTTtagataactgcaaagtgtcgctactagatggcattaaacagtcgcttcagtactgagttaacatacatatcacaaatttcgtcactggcagtaagcgagaccgtggccgagtggtcaaggcatcgggtgcgaacccagaagatgccgtgttcgattcctgccggttacgaaatttttgatatgtatttaaaattatttagcactatagtaataataattattctattaCCACCCATAATTGCCTTTGGCCGCGATTCTATCCCAATCTTCTTTCATACCTCTTGTGTAAATCATGTAATTGATTACACTCGAACCACCCACAGCTCTACCTCTAGGCCAAAAACATTGACTATTATCCATACCTGAAAAGTATAAACATAATTAGGTTCGATAATTTgattttactaaataaaattgactCAACGCACTTTTGTAGTtagaaaaaatacttaattatttatttaattgctgTAGATATATATTTAACAATTAAAACACGTTACttgataaaatatatcataattcataattaattaattggcaCTTCAAATTGAATTTCAATGACCATTCTTCTAaggctttaataataattgataaagttCATAAAAGGTATGAAGTTCTTAAACTATATGAATGAATTGACAAATTCtacaaatgaatgaatgaattatttatctattttttcaACATAATATACAACTTACTCATAGTGACAGATAAAGTGCATAGGTTATTAACATTGATTTTTGCCCTGAAAAAACCTGAACGCTTTCCCAGCTGAATTCTGCTGGGATCAGAGTGAGTGAACTTCAAAGAATAAGAAGTTATTACAGAAGAATTGTTATGTAGAAATTTAGTACCGTTGCGTTATACGTAAAATGATACGAACCTAAGCAAACATTTGGTTGAGGTTCCATTAAATAAGGCCATACGCTACTAGTCATCTGGAATAGAGGTGCCAATGTAGGGACTGACGTAAGCATGGACTCTCCTAATCCTGCTTCTAGAAGCAGTACGGATGCCTTTAGACCTTCACTGAGACGTGCAGCAAGTACGCTACCCGCGGATCCTGCTCCTACTACGATGAAATCGTATTCTGTTAGAGGCCCTTTGAATTCTGAAAACGAAAAATATGATAGTGAGTATAAAATAGTGCCGAGTGCATATAATTTGGATgtagattttgtaaatatactTTTGTCTTCGTTAAAACGTTGAATtcaatttagtacctacctacttaattaaagatttaaagtatgttacaacttacaatttGAGTAGATGTTCGTCACGAGAAACTCATGATAAAGCAGAACCTTTATTGTTTTTGATTCATATTTTAATTCCATTGCGTTAAATATATTAACAACTCCTGAAATataatattcttcttcttctttttagggttccgtagccgaatggcaaaaaacggagcccttatagatttgtcatgtctgtctgtccgtctgtctatactgttgaaacttggtaaatacatgtattctgtgaaccgcattaagatttttatacaaaaatagaaaaaaaaacaataaattttggggttccccatacttagaactgaaactcaaaaaatttttttttcatcaaactcatacgTGTtgtgtatctatggataggtcttcaaaaataatattgaggtttcaaatatcatttttttctaaactgaatagtttgcgcgagaggcacttccaaagtggtaaattTTCAAACCTAATATTTTACTCATATGAGACTAGGTAGATATACTTAGAGTTTTTGCATCTAGATTGCGTTGTTCAgggaaaaacataaaaatacctTACGTTAAGTACTATTATGAACTTGAATTTTATAGTAATAATTGTTGTATGTTATATCCTTAATTTTGGCAAAGAACTTATTAATTTAACCTTCCTCGCGACAATCCTGTTAAGGTCAGTTAAAGTTACTTACCTTTAGGCAGTACATATCGGActcggggtgccagccaggtaacctcccagtgtacctgggtgctgctggtctcttttggatgcatcgggtatccgaggggaagagcagtattcgggccggtgcaccccagtaacatggctaataatctctttTCGGGGAGATTGTTAGCCATGTCTAATggcctggcaggggggaggtttccctgcgtgtccctctgactagcagagggcacagtggacgaggcggaggatgggacgcgggcgacgtgcacggagtctgcagttgtcgcccgttgggtccccgggtcgggaggcgcacgcacttcgtcggtgcgcctcggacgtgcggtgtggggacccCGTGAGCGGGGCCCCGGtcgagggtccgcctcggcgaaTGTCGCTGGCtaggtcgcggtggtttgcttcggtgttcccgtgacccagtcaccaaGCCActcgcaggagcgccgctgggttttagtgggtattccggtcacCTCTCGGCCGgggagtcccacataccttccctccagttggttggctggctggttaacTAGCTGgtttccaggagggggggatgcgtaaacgcatttcccagcgttaaaaaaagtACATATCGGACTCGGAACGCTGAAAATAGGTATGCcctgcacatccgcacagcccccgcgctaacccggtgcgggcgagcgcgtataacgtgcgggtgtgcggggtgtctccccgcctcatacctcgattgcgatcttgacctgtcgcggactatatgtacACTAAAAACCTGGCTgcagtatgaaactgtccaaCAATTTATGTTATTTATTGGAAATTGCTTTTATTTAGTTGCGTATCGAAAATGAACCAATTTCCAAGCAAGTGGGAGAAAAGTTACTTACCTTTAGGCAAATCATATCGGTCTCGGAACGTCGAAAATATGTCAGGTTCACTACGATTATAAGTAAACATCGGGGTTTGCAACATCATTTCAACAATCCTACTTTTCGGCGTAAAAGTTTCCCTCTTCTTTATTCTATCATGTTCCTTGCAAAATTCTCTACACGCTTTCGGTTTAGCGTAATTATAATCATTCATTGCAGGCAGTTCACCGTAAGTGGCGTCCAAGTGCAAGATCACGGCACTATTAAATAAAAGTGTTACATAAAACAATATATGTGACACAGCcctcattttattattaaattatactaAATAATACAATTAAATCAGCAGGGTTATAACATCATGTTGATTGCTATAACAAGACTCATTGTTTTTTATACCACGTTGTGCGTTATATAGAGTTCATAATTATAAACAGGTTATATTACTGCTATGGTTAGAGTTGGTTGCTGTTAAAGATGCTAAGCAAAAACCCTCGTTTTTTGCAGGTAATCTTTATGTTACAGTCCCAAGCCGAAATGCTGGCATATCGCGAATATCCCAGGCATTGGCAATTCTTAAGAATATCCGGAGCGCTTAGCTAAAATTTCGGCTTCTGCCTATCAAGTTTTCGGACCTAGAAGTGCCTAAATTTCTAATCCAAAGCCATCTCGCCAATCAACTCCATTTTGGCTTAGCTGGAAATATATTTTGactcattatattatattaaaccaGAGATCCGATCCTGAAATGATAATAACAGATAATGATGTTAACAACGGGGGGTGTCTGTTGGAAATCTCCAGCAAATACAAATACCCATGACGGCAGCAGAGTTTCTGAGATCCTTTAAGGTTCTGTCCCCAGCCTCTACATGTACTCGTGGTGCATTCATCCCATATGATAAATGAGGCATCTTGTAGTAATTTGCCAAGAGGCCCATTTTTATGGATAGAACATGTGGATCGTTGGTCTAGAGATACGGATAGCGGAAGTTTAAAAACAGAATGAGCAGTTTTTCCGTCGCTTGAGAGATACCTGTTGCAGCAATACCTGACGAAGCATCTAGCAACTGCTATCGCTAACTTCCATGATTGTCGGTTCTTAGCAAGTTTTATTGTGAGAAACGTCTTCCCGTTCCTCCTGGCGAGATAATCGAGCTAATCTTAATAACTACTGTACGGGTTTTCATATGGTTTCCACTAATAGAAAAAGGGATTATCTGAAGAGGTTAAAAGCTATAATTTGTTAACATTTACTGGAACAAGTTACTGGTCGTAATTCTGAATTAAGGTGGCAAAATTCGTACCAGCTTTTATCAAGTACCTTCTCTAAATTTCCTACGGGTACAATACTTCGAGCCATAAGACCGGCAACATACCAAAAAATAGCTGATCTAGCTCGGCTTCGCTCGCTTGGGTAAAATTCGATATTGGTATATTCTGtatatacctatacataatgtatattcttacttacttctggataaagtagctttctggttaaagaattattaaaatcggttcagtagtttcaggaATTATCGATTACAAATAAACAACCAAACTAACTAACTagttgggctaacgtcgactaaacacgtgagtaaagccgggtgtgagatatgatATATTATGGAAGtcactcacaatagtttaaaaGCTAAAACAACCAAAATCGAAACatcttaatattatttgtatagaCTTACCTTTGTATTAAGAATAATACTCTgtttcagttttatttatatgtataaagaGATAATATAGTTTAGttcatcttaaatatataaaaggaaaaggtaactgactgactgactgactgactgatctatcaacgcacagctcaaactactggacggatcgaactgaaatttagtattcagatagctattatgacgtaggcgtccgctaagaagggatttttaaaaatgtaacccctaagggggagaaatagggggttgaaatttg
Proteins encoded in this window:
- the LOC117985596 gene encoding glucose dehydrogenase [FAD, quinone]-like, with the protein product MRAVSHILFYVTLLFNSAVILHLDATYGELPAMNDYNYAKPKACREFCKEHDRIKKRETFTPKSRIVEMMLQTPMFTYNRSEPDIFSTFRDRYDLPKEFKGPLTEYDFIVVGAGSAGSVLAARLSEGLKASVLLLEAGLGESMLTSVPTLAPLFQMTSSVWPYLMEPQPNVCLGMDNSQCFWPRGRAVGGSSVINYMIYTRGMKEDWDRIAAKGNYGWSYADVMSYYMKSERANLREFKNSPWHSKDGELNVEDVPFRSKLSKAFLDAGKLLGNRRVDYNSPDGFGFGYIQATMSRGIRMSSAKAFLHNNKKRKNLHILSNSRVTKVLIDSATKTATGVEFQKNGQRYEIRARKEVILSAGPIESPHLLMLSGIGPRKHLESLGIEVVQDLQVGATLYDHISYTGLAFTLNTTRLTLLEERVATLENILQYTQFGDGPLSSLAGVETLGYIKTNISEEIGNFPDIELIGSCASLASDDGKVVAKGIRLADWLYNDVYKPIENIDSFTIILMLLHPRSKGYLRLRSKNPFEQPKLYGNYLTHPKDVATMIAGIRYILKMIDTPPFQKYGTKLHKKKFPNCKKFGFGSDGYWECAIRTITATLHHQIATCKMGPPSDPSAVVDPELRLYGINNLRVVDTSIIPNTIAAHTNAPGIMIGEKGADMLKRTWGL